One window from the genome of Hydractinia symbiolongicarpus strain clone_291-10 chromosome 1, HSymV2.1, whole genome shotgun sequence encodes:
- the LOC130629882 gene encoding uncharacterized protein F54H12.2-like codes for MAKTNSSHLECTLSDTDVFTPAFVQSDIEHGCFEDIFPITNLDDNGPVEFSIDNATNKFLHLVSSTLNVKCRVTKADGTNLTATDGAVALINYPISSLFSQVDVSIGGSIISSSTNTYSYRAFIETLLNYGEEAKKSQLTMGLFAKDTSGHMDASDAAAGDNAGLVKRQGYTARSRIVELSGRLHCDIFNQGRLLLNGLSLKITLHRNKDAFCLMTNGDNPDVKVKFVDVSLRLRKLQLTPKKFEMIQTSLERTPACYPINRVQIKTHSLAAGLTSLNWDNAILGKLPNRLFIAFADNDAHTGSYVKNPFNFKHFNVTSIGVYVNGESLPANPMKLNFPGGHYLQGYRSLFTATGKINRDEGLDINREEYSDGYSLFGFDLSPSLCNGEHYEPQRQGSIRIALEFGTALPNTITVFMYADFENTIHVNKARNILKDF; via the coding sequence ATGGCTAAAACAAATTCAAGTCATCTTGAATGCACCTTATCTGATACCGATGTTTTCACACCTGCATTTGTTCAATCTGATATTGAACATGGCTGTTTTgaagatatttttccgataactAACCTTGATGATAATGGTCCAGTTGAGTTTAGTATTGACAATGCAACGAATAAGTTTTTGCATTTAGTCAGCAGCACATTGAATGTTAAATGTCGAGTTACTAAAGCAGATGGAACAAATCTTACAGCAACAGATGGTGCTGTTGCACTAATAAATTATCCTATTTCATCACTATTCAGTCAAGTAGATGTGAGTATTGGAGGAAGTATTATTTCCTCTTCCACTAACACCTATTCATATAGAGCTTTTATCGAGACATTGTTGAACTATGGAGAAGAAGCTAAAAAGAGCCAATTGACGATGGGGTTGTTTGCAAAGGATACTAGTGGACATATGGATGCAAGCGATGCAGCAGCTGGAGATAATGCTGGTTTAGTGAAAAGGCAGGGATACACTGCACGGAGTAGAATTGTTGAGCTTTCAGGAAGATTACACTGTGATATATTCAATCAAGGTCGCCTGTTGCTCAATGGTCTATCTCTTAAAATTACACTACATAGAAATAAGGATGCTTTTTGTTTAATGACTAATGGAGATAATCCTGATGTCAAAGTAAAATTTGTGGATGTGTCCCTTCGATTACGAAAATTACAACTCACTCCCAAGAAATTTGAAATGATACAAACTAGTTTGGAGCGAACTCCAGCCTGCTATCCAATCAATCGAGTACAAATTAAAACGCACTCTTTGGCTGCTGGTTTAACAAGTTTGAATTGGGACAATGCTATTCTCGGAAAACTACCCAATCGTTTATTCATCGCATTCGCAGACAATGATGCTCATACAGGTTCCTACGTGAAAAACCCTTTTAACTTCAAACATTTCAATGTTACATCCATTGGTGTTTATGTCAATGGGGAGTCACTACCAGCTAATCCTATGAAGTTAAATTTCCCTGGCGGACATTATTTACAAGGCTATCGAAGCCTTTTCACTGCAACTGGTAAAATAAATAGAGACGAAGGTTTGGACATTAATCGAGAAGAATATTCAGATGGTTATAGTTTATTTGGCTTCGACCTGTCACCTTCTCTTTGTAACGGAGAACACTACGAACCTCAAAGACAAGGAAGTATTCGAATCGCATTAGAGTTTGGAACTGCCCTACCTAATACGATTACAGTTTTCATGTATGCAGATTTCGAAAACACAATCCATGTGAATAAGGCGAGAAATATCTTGAAGGATTTTTAA
- the LOC130629866 gene encoding uncharacterized protein LOC130629866: MSAKPGKKYIVLSPETYEMLIQNQRTKSNKAIQEGMVLNPYDNDDDGDVSSIRKLMLPPEKLAMLKADREMKDVWNRPELSDDEKVKQYTKEMNTFKTFHDTLTAPRPMEVKFDVNNNSSKNNNKDNNTVEKDKKLHVAATAADASAAKALQPRPPPSTEYVISNLPKSMKKTAGLLEQYLRQYSDRVAWNERGELIYRGDIIRGSNVSDLFRNILTKTGKHDKSGTLPTSTFTKILAELNVPEEWIRNEKQLNLYHAYRQRDSHKEKEEEEEEEEEEVEGEKRQDSKKMNRTYYSSTASYESPVVKRKKSNSFNNNNNKKKVSDVKWLSSTNNRR, from the coding sequence aTGAGTGCAAAACCAGGCAAAAAGTATATTGTTTTATCACCTGAAACGTATGAAATGTTGATTCAAAATCAAAGAACAAAGTCAAATAAAGCAATACAAGAGGGTATGGTTCTAAATCCATATGATAATGACGATGATGGTGATGTATCGAGCATAAGAAAGTTAATGTTACCTCCAGAAAAATTAGCTATGCTTAAAGCTGATCGAGAAATGAAAGATGTTTGGAATCGACCTGAATTGAGTGACGATGAGAAAGTAAAGCAGTACACAAAAGAAATGAACACTTTCAAAACATTCCATGATACATTAACAGCTCCTAGACCAATGGAAGTAAAGTTCGATGTgaacaacaacagcagcaagaacaacaacaaagacaACAATACCGTTGAAAAGGATAAAAAGTTACATGTCGCCGCCACCGCCGCTGACGCCTCCGCCGCCAAAGCATTACAGCCGCGGCCGCCACCATCTACGGAGTATGTTATAAGCAATTTACCCAAGAGTATGAAAAAGACAGCAGGTTTGTTGGAGCAATATTTGAGACAGTACTCTGATAGAGTAGCTTGGAATGAGAGAGGTGAATTGATATATCGTGGCGACATCATTCGTGGTTCAAATGTTAGCGATTTATTTCGAAATATACTCACAAAAACTGGTAAGCACGATAAGTCAGGTACTTTGCCGACTTCAACATTTACAAAGATTTTAGCTGAATTAAATGTACCTGAAGAATGGATACGAAATGAGAAACAATTAAATCTGTATCATGCTTATCGTCAACGTGATAGTCACAAGGAaaaagaggaagaagaagaagaagaagaagaagaagtagaaGGAGAGAAGAGACAAGACAGCAAAAAGATGAATCGTACATATTATAGCAGTACAGCATCCTATGAAAGTCCAGTTGTGAAAAGAAAGAAATCCAACAGCttcaataataacaataataagaaaaaagtaAGCGATGTGAAGTGGCTCTCTTCTACAAACAACCGTAGATGA